In Molothrus ater isolate BHLD 08-10-18 breed brown headed cowbird chromosome 7, BPBGC_Mater_1.1, whole genome shotgun sequence, one genomic interval encodes:
- the LOC118689112 gene encoding UDP-glucuronosyltransferase 1-6-like: MQNSGVRGSLWSRTLWITPTKMALFYRGTWILLLLTLSLILAEGGKILVVPQDGSHWLSMRPVVEKLRQKGHEVVVLVPSTSLYMKSEEPQNYTVQAYPIPYPEEYLGEMLKAFVHAHFIEQSVWNVVLTSYQSTIEISSVFFTNCKSLLRNEELMQYLQESKFDLIFTDPILMCGPLVAEYLGLPSVYFLRGFPCGMDSAATQCPSPPSYVPRLFLDNSDSMTFSQRVKNVLVDLLELFYCKPIYDKFEELAYEVFKKKVTVTELLSRGSFWLMRYDFVFEFPRPVMPNMAFIGGINCVQKKKLSQIIE; the protein is encoded by the exons ATGCAGAACTCAG GAGTGCGTGGATCCCTGTGGAGCAGAACCCTCTGGATCACTCCCACCAAAATGGCTCTTTTTTACCGAGGCACCTGGATACTTCTCCTCCTGACGCTGTCTTTAATCCTGGCTGAAGGTGGAAAGATCCTGGTGGTGCCTCAGGATGGAAGTCACTGGCTCAGCATGCGCCCAGTAGTGGAGAAACTGCGGCAAAAGGGACACGAGGTTGTTGTGCTTGTACCCTCCACCAGTCTGTATATGAAGTCAGAGGAGCCTCAGAATTACACAGTCCAAGCCTATCCAATCCCTTACCCAGAGGAATACTTGGGGGAAATGCTCAAGGCCTTTGTTCATGCCCATTTTATTGAACAGTCTGTTTGGAATGTTGTTCTGACCTCGTATCAAAGCACGATAGAAATTTCCTCGGTCTTCTTCACCAACTGCAAGAGCCTCCTGCGGAACGAGGAGCTGATGCAGTACCTGCAAGAGAGCAAATTTGACTTGATTTTCACAGATCCCATCCTGATGTGTGGGCCCCTGGTGGCTGAGTATCTTGGCCTTCCTTCTGTCTACTTCCTGCGGGGCTTTCCCTGCGGAATGGATTCTGCTGCTACCCAGTGTCCAAGCCCTCCTTCCTATGTGCCCAGGTTATTCTTGGATAATTCAGACAGCATGACGTTTTCCCAGCGGGTGAAGAACGTGCTGGTCGATCTGCTGGAGCTCTTCTACTGTAAACCCATCTATGATAAGTTTGAAGAGCTTGCATATGAGGTTTTCAAAAAGAAAGTGACAGTGACGGAACTCCTGAGCCGTGGATCCTTCTGGCTGATGAGATACGATTTTGTCTTTGAGTTCCCGAGGCCAGTGATGCCAAACATGGCTTTTATCGGAGGCATTAACTGTGTTCAGAAGAAAAAACTGTCTCAG
- the LOC118689111 gene encoding UDP-glucuronosyltransferase 1-6-like, which translates to MALRLCLAWISILLLLPGLSDGGKLLVVPMVGSHWLSMQEVVEKLSERGHEVVVLVPEVSWQMETTQAYKVVTHPVSQTLEELDNAFQEYVAVHLTQKPFPLNALAMYNASVHVVGTFLGQCKDLFHSQETLRFLNQSSFDAILTDPAFMCGAILAHHLSLPFVFFMRGFGCNLHFAAPQCPSPLSYIPRLFSFNSDHMTFFQRVENALISLLELDYCNGLYAEALKLSSEVLQRDVSLMDLVNSAAIWILRFDFVFEYVRPVMPNMVFVGGINCAKKKPLPKAEIKQP; encoded by the exons ATGGCTTTGAGGCTTTGCCTTGCCTGGatttccatcctcctcctcctgcccggCCTCTCGGACGGAGGGAAGCTCCTGGTGGTGCCCATGGTGGGAAGCCACTGGCTGAGCATGCAGGAAGTGGTGGAGAAGCTGAGCGAGAGAGGACACGAGGTGGTGGTGCTGGTCCCCGAGGTGAGCTGGCAGATGGAGACCACGCAGGCCTACAAGGTGGTCACGCACCCGGTGAGCCAGACCCTGGAAGAGCTGGATAACGCCTTCCAGGAATACGTGGCCGTGCACCTGACGCAGAAGCCTTTCCCCCTCAATGCCCTGGCCATGTACAACGCCTCAGTGCATGTTGTCGGCACTTTTTTGGGGCAGTGCAAGGACCTGTTCCACAGCCAGGAGACCCTGAGGTTCCTCAACCAAAGCAGCTTTGATGCCATCCTGACGGATCCGGCCTTTATGTGTGGGGCCATCCTGGCTCATcatctttctcttccctttgtgTTCTTCATGAGGGGATTTGGTTGCAACCTGCACTTTGCAGCCCCACAGTGCCCAAGCCCTCTGTCCTACATCCCGAGACTCTTCAGCTTCAACTCAGATCACATGACTTTTTTCCAGAGGGTGGAAAACGCCCTGATTTCCCTCCTGGAGCTTGATTACTGCAATGGTCTCTATGCAGAAGCGCTTAAGCTTTCCTCAGAAGTTCTTCAGAGGGATGTGTCCCTGATGGACCTGGTGAACTCGGCTGCCATTTGGATCCTGAGGTTTGACTTTGTGTTTGAGTACGTCAGGCCAGTGATGCCCAACATGGTCTTTGTGGGGGGGATCAACTGTGCTAAGAAGAAACCTCTGCCTAAG GCTGAAATCAAACAACCTTGA
- the USP40 gene encoding ubiquitin carboxyl-terminal hydrolase 40 isoform X2 — MFGDLFEEDFSFISNNHYGKGKKSRPRESEPPAPRDFTNLSGIKNQGGTCYLNSLLQTLLFTPEFREALFSLGPEELGTLDDSRKPDAKVRIIPLQLQRLFAQLLLLDQQAASTSDLTESFGWSSHEEMRQHDVQELNRILFSALETSLVGTSGHDLINRLYHGIVVNQIVCKECKNISERQEDFLDLTVAVKGVAGLEEALWNMYVEEEYFENDNLYRCGACDKLVEASKSAKLRKLPPFLTISLLRFNFDFEKCERYKETSCYTFPIQINLKPFCEQTEMDDSEYMYELFSVIIHKGGCYGGHYHVYIRDVDELGNWQLQEEEDGLIEEKALRDTENAKETENPLAVLKGILSEEEAKQIPVDQLGQKLLEKKGVSWNKKYRKQYGALRKYLQNHPQIFQLSPDGNKVSLKETHKLLFKLDSHGQNLQSPSQKNGVQWNCEKNPPRPRAASAGCHWFDLNDSKVQPIKEKDIEKQFQGKESAYMLFYRKAQLKRPPEARGNPRYQIPEHLLNEMNAANTELQKKRAECDSANNGIDVHLHLSSCYKFHNGALHPSLSWKESVVDLTIDRRKTLGDLRQAVFQMLESWEGDMVLSMAKPLPAGLHLYQVLDGDELTLDGIGLADGADIFVWNGKEVGGTKVLTGPEHEPVVLNVLRLAEHNEGGKGQHFSEAPHVCSCSTSLGQLHSALAPAGGIILKNGSGADPEAKSWEVFHEEDMKETVRSVGLRDGCSVLILDSHDQSFVNVASGNLTAFTYDISWLQVKNFCGGEEEQKHVKITATIETVMADIKMKAIRELQLEEELANESCLRPVSGNGKLLSPVPEDYTVKEAELKMGSLLGLCRGKAPTSTQLFLYFMVGSDQSCSPEMEIVVEETASVRECLSLMLEKSGLSGDNWHLRRIDWCYEAGEALSQENATLKELNVCRGDTLVITEGKLPEKGFLKIPIWWLKPSSHKKHGENAQDQVNGITWKMEALQVSATAAPPEATHPGLDLCYAGSIEIAGEASLEDLKMQSVVPWCLCHGHWL, encoded by the exons ATGTTTGGGGACTTATTTGAAGaggatttttcctttatttccaaCAATCATtatgggaaagggaagaaatcaAGGCCCAGAGAGTCTGAgcctccagctcccagggattTCACCAACCTCAGTGGAATCAAAAATCAGGGTGGGACCTGCTACCTCAATTCCCTTCTGCAGACTCTGCTTTTCACCCCTGAATTTAGAG AGGCTTTGTTCTCCCTGGGACCTGAAGAACTTGGCACTCTGGATGACAGCAGGAAACCGGATGCAAAG GTTCGGATCATCCCGCTGCAGCTGCAGCGCCTGtttgcccagctcctgctcctggaccaGCAGGCTGCATCCACCTCTGACCTCACTGAGAGCTTCGGCTGGAGCAGCCACGAG gagaTGAGGCAGCACGATGTGCAGGAATTGAACAGGATCCTCTTCAGTGCTTTGGAGACTTCCCTGGTGGGGACGTCAGGCCATGACCTCATCAACCGCCTGTACCATGGCATTGTTGTCAACCAGATTGTCTGTAAGGAGTGCAAGAACATCAGTGAGAGACAG GAGGATTTCTTAGACCTCACAGTGGCAGTGAAAGGTGTGGCTGGCTTGGAGGAGGCCCTGTGGAACATGTACGTGGAGGAAGAATACTTTGAGAATGACAACTTGTATCGATGTGGAGCCTGTGATAAACTGGTTGAAGCTTCCAAG TCTGCTAAACTACGCAAGCTGCCTCCCTTCCTCACCATCTCCCTCCTGAGGTTCAACTTTGACTTTGAGAAGTGTGAGAGGTACAAGGAAACAAGCTGCTACACATTCCCCATCCAGATCAACCTGAAGCCTTTCTGTGAGCAG actgaGATGGATGATTCAGAGTACATGTATGAGCTCTTCTCTGTTATTATACACAAAGGTGGCTGCTATGGAGGACACTATCATGTTTATATCAGAGATGTGGATGAATTAGGAAACTGGCAACTCCAA GAAGAAGAGGATGGGCTGATTGAAGAGAAGGCTTTAAGAGACACTGAGAATgccaaagaaacagaaaatccaCTGGCAGTCTTAAAAGGGATTTTATCAGAG gaaGAAGCGAAACAAATTCCCGTGGATCAATTAGGGCAGAAATTACTGGAGAAGAAAGGGGTGTCCTGGaataagaaatacagaaagcaaTATGGAGCATTACGAAAG TATTTGCAGAATCATCCTCAGATATTCCAGCTGAGTCCTGATGGAAATAAAGTCAGCCTGAAGGAAACACATAAGCTTCTGTTCAAGCTGGATTCTCATGGACAAAATCTCCAGAGCCCCTCCCAGAAGAATGGTGTCCAGTGGAACTGTGAGAAAAACCCCCCAAGGCCAAGGGCTGCTTCTGCTGGGTGCCACTGGTTTGATCTGAATGATTCCAAAGTCCAGCCCATCAAGGAGAAGGATATTGAGAAGCAGTTCCAGGGTAAAGAGAGTGCCTACATGCTGTTCTACAGAAAAGCTCAGCTGAAGAGGCCCCCTGAAG cACGTGGAAATCCAAGGTACCAAATTCCTGAGCACCTGCTGAATGAAATGAATGCTGCTAATACAGAGCTGCAAAAAAAGAG AGCTGAATGTGACTCAGCAAACAATGGCATTGATGTACATCTCCACCTGAGCTCCTGCTATAAATTCCACAATGGGGCTTTGCATCCTTCACTTTCTTGGAAAGAGAGCGTGGTGGATTTGACAATTGACAGAAGGAAGACCCTGGGAGACCTCCGGCAGGCAGTGTTCCAG ATGTTGGAGTCTTGGGAAGGGGACATGGTTCTCAGCATGGCCAAGCCTTTACCAGCAGGATTACACCTGTACCAGGTGCTTGATG GAGATGAGCTGACCCTGGATGGCATTGGGCTGGCTGATGGAGCAGACATCTTCGTCTGGAATGGGAAAGAG GTTGGAGGCACGAAGGTGCTGACGGGCCCTGAGCACGAGCCCGTGGTGCTCAACGTGCTTCGCTTGGCCGAGCACAACGAGGGCGGCAAGGGGCAGCACTTCAGCGAGGCCCCGCAcgtctgctcctgcagcaccagcctgggacagctgcactctgccctggctccagccgGGGGCATCATCCTCAAAAACGGCTCAGGAGCAGACCCAGAAGCCAAGAGCTGGGAAGTTTTCCATGAGGAGGACATGAAGGAAACAGTCCGAAGTGTCGGGCTCAGGGACgggtgctctgtgctgatcTTAGACAGCCATGACCAGAG CTTTGTCAACGTGGCAAGTGGGAATTTGACTGCCTTCACCTATGACATCAGCTGGCTCCAAGTGAAAAACTTCTGTGggggggaagaggagcagaaacACGTTAAAATCACTGCCACTATTGAAACA GTGATGGCAGATATCAAAATGAAAGCCATCCGGGAGcttcagctggaggaggagctgg CAAATGAGAGCTGTCTTAGACCTGTTAGTGGCAATGGGAAACTCCTGTCTCCAG TGCCAGAGGATTACACAGTCaaggaagcagagctgaagaTGGGAAGCTTGCTGGGGCTGTGCCGTGGGAAAGCTCCAACTTCCACTCAG CTCTTCCTGTACTTCATGGTTGGGAGTGACCaaagctgcagccctgagaTGGAGATTGTTGTGGAGGAGACTGCTTCTGTCAGAGAG TGTCTCAGTTTAATGCTGGAGAAATCAGGATTATCAG GTGACAACTGGCATTTGAGAAGGATTGACTGGTGCTACGAAGCAGGGGAAGCACTAAGTCAGGAA aatGCCACCCTGAAGGAGCTCAACGTTTGCAGAGGAGACACTTTGGTTATAACTGAAGGGAAGCTTCCAGAAAAG GGTTTCCTGAAAATCCCCATCTGGTGGCTGAAGCCTTCAAGCCATAAGAAACATGGAGAGAATGCACAAGACCAGGTTAATGGGATCACCTGGAAGATGGAGGCTTTGCAGGTGTCTGCTACAGCAG CTCCACCAGAAGCCACCCACCCAGGCCTGGATCTCTGTTATGCTGGCAGCATAGAGATAGCAGGAGAGGCCTCTCTGGAAGATCTGAAGATGCAG TCTGTTGTGCCATGGTGTTTATGCCATGGTCACTG gctCTGA
- the USP40 gene encoding ubiquitin carboxyl-terminal hydrolase 40 isoform X1 yields MFGDLFEEDFSFISNNHYGKGKKSRPRESEPPAPRDFTNLSGIKNQGGTCYLNSLLQTLLFTPEFREALFSLGPEELGTLDDSRKPDAKVRIIPLQLQRLFAQLLLLDQQAASTSDLTESFGWSSHEEMRQHDVQELNRILFSALETSLVGTSGHDLINRLYHGIVVNQIVCKECKNISERQEDFLDLTVAVKGVAGLEEALWNMYVEEEYFENDNLYRCGACDKLVEASKSAKLRKLPPFLTISLLRFNFDFEKCERYKETSCYTFPIQINLKPFCEQTEMDDSEYMYELFSVIIHKGGCYGGHYHVYIRDVDELGNWQLQEEEDGLIEEKALRDTENAKETENPLAVLKGILSEEEAKQIPVDQLGQKLLEKKGVSWNKKYRKQYGALRKYLQNHPQIFQLSPDGNKVSLKETHKLLFKLDSHGQNLQSPSQKNGVQWNCEKNPPRPRAASAGCHWFDLNDSKVQPIKEKDIEKQFQGKESAYMLFYRKAQLKRPPEARGNPRYQIPEHLLNEMNAANTELQKKRAECDSANNGIDVHLHLSSCYKFHNGALHPSLSWKESVVDLTIDRRKTLGDLRQAVFQMLESWEGDMVLSMAKPLPAGLHLYQVLDGDELTLDGIGLADGADIFVWNGKEVGGTKVLTGPEHEPVVLNVLRLAEHNEGGKGQHFSEAPHVCSCSTSLGQLHSALAPAGGIILKNGSGADPEAKSWEVFHEEDMKETVRSVGLRDGCSVLILDSHDQSFVNVASGNLTAFTYDISWLQVKNFCGGEEEQKHVKITATIETVMADIKMKAIRELQLEEELANESCLRPVSGNGKLLSPVPEDYTVKEAELKMGSLLGLCRGKAPTSTQLFLYFMVGSDQSCSPEMEIVVEETASVRECLSLMLEKSGLSGDNWHLRRIDWCYEAGEALSQENATLKELNVCRGDTLVITEGKLPEKGFLKIPIWWLKPSSHKKHGENAQDQVNGITWKMEALQVSATAAPPEATHPGLDLCYAGSIEIAGEASLEDLKMQALTLPCCQEQVVPLPSFLRAWTVDSKGPGKLLRDNKRRLSDYRLGARVEICIEPLQEEENLGPHELLLRVQMGIPGERDYSTSRDLVWDISKECTTWALRQRVASHYCLPADKIEIAKYFPERFEWLPISSWTQQISKRKRRKKQASLQSAPYHLKDGDIIGVKNLLLDDTKDFSTVRDDIGKEKQRQLALEKRKSRQERAQDPLFPEEKLPTKPRKPEVALTINVGVFR; encoded by the exons ATGTTTGGGGACTTATTTGAAGaggatttttcctttatttccaaCAATCATtatgggaaagggaagaaatcaAGGCCCAGAGAGTCTGAgcctccagctcccagggattTCACCAACCTCAGTGGAATCAAAAATCAGGGTGGGACCTGCTACCTCAATTCCCTTCTGCAGACTCTGCTTTTCACCCCTGAATTTAGAG AGGCTTTGTTCTCCCTGGGACCTGAAGAACTTGGCACTCTGGATGACAGCAGGAAACCGGATGCAAAG GTTCGGATCATCCCGCTGCAGCTGCAGCGCCTGtttgcccagctcctgctcctggaccaGCAGGCTGCATCCACCTCTGACCTCACTGAGAGCTTCGGCTGGAGCAGCCACGAG gagaTGAGGCAGCACGATGTGCAGGAATTGAACAGGATCCTCTTCAGTGCTTTGGAGACTTCCCTGGTGGGGACGTCAGGCCATGACCTCATCAACCGCCTGTACCATGGCATTGTTGTCAACCAGATTGTCTGTAAGGAGTGCAAGAACATCAGTGAGAGACAG GAGGATTTCTTAGACCTCACAGTGGCAGTGAAAGGTGTGGCTGGCTTGGAGGAGGCCCTGTGGAACATGTACGTGGAGGAAGAATACTTTGAGAATGACAACTTGTATCGATGTGGAGCCTGTGATAAACTGGTTGAAGCTTCCAAG TCTGCTAAACTACGCAAGCTGCCTCCCTTCCTCACCATCTCCCTCCTGAGGTTCAACTTTGACTTTGAGAAGTGTGAGAGGTACAAGGAAACAAGCTGCTACACATTCCCCATCCAGATCAACCTGAAGCCTTTCTGTGAGCAG actgaGATGGATGATTCAGAGTACATGTATGAGCTCTTCTCTGTTATTATACACAAAGGTGGCTGCTATGGAGGACACTATCATGTTTATATCAGAGATGTGGATGAATTAGGAAACTGGCAACTCCAA GAAGAAGAGGATGGGCTGATTGAAGAGAAGGCTTTAAGAGACACTGAGAATgccaaagaaacagaaaatccaCTGGCAGTCTTAAAAGGGATTTTATCAGAG gaaGAAGCGAAACAAATTCCCGTGGATCAATTAGGGCAGAAATTACTGGAGAAGAAAGGGGTGTCCTGGaataagaaatacagaaagcaaTATGGAGCATTACGAAAG TATTTGCAGAATCATCCTCAGATATTCCAGCTGAGTCCTGATGGAAATAAAGTCAGCCTGAAGGAAACACATAAGCTTCTGTTCAAGCTGGATTCTCATGGACAAAATCTCCAGAGCCCCTCCCAGAAGAATGGTGTCCAGTGGAACTGTGAGAAAAACCCCCCAAGGCCAAGGGCTGCTTCTGCTGGGTGCCACTGGTTTGATCTGAATGATTCCAAAGTCCAGCCCATCAAGGAGAAGGATATTGAGAAGCAGTTCCAGGGTAAAGAGAGTGCCTACATGCTGTTCTACAGAAAAGCTCAGCTGAAGAGGCCCCCTGAAG cACGTGGAAATCCAAGGTACCAAATTCCTGAGCACCTGCTGAATGAAATGAATGCTGCTAATACAGAGCTGCAAAAAAAGAG AGCTGAATGTGACTCAGCAAACAATGGCATTGATGTACATCTCCACCTGAGCTCCTGCTATAAATTCCACAATGGGGCTTTGCATCCTTCACTTTCTTGGAAAGAGAGCGTGGTGGATTTGACAATTGACAGAAGGAAGACCCTGGGAGACCTCCGGCAGGCAGTGTTCCAG ATGTTGGAGTCTTGGGAAGGGGACATGGTTCTCAGCATGGCCAAGCCTTTACCAGCAGGATTACACCTGTACCAGGTGCTTGATG GAGATGAGCTGACCCTGGATGGCATTGGGCTGGCTGATGGAGCAGACATCTTCGTCTGGAATGGGAAAGAG GTTGGAGGCACGAAGGTGCTGACGGGCCCTGAGCACGAGCCCGTGGTGCTCAACGTGCTTCGCTTGGCCGAGCACAACGAGGGCGGCAAGGGGCAGCACTTCAGCGAGGCCCCGCAcgtctgctcctgcagcaccagcctgggacagctgcactctgccctggctccagccgGGGGCATCATCCTCAAAAACGGCTCAGGAGCAGACCCAGAAGCCAAGAGCTGGGAAGTTTTCCATGAGGAGGACATGAAGGAAACAGTCCGAAGTGTCGGGCTCAGGGACgggtgctctgtgctgatcTTAGACAGCCATGACCAGAG CTTTGTCAACGTGGCAAGTGGGAATTTGACTGCCTTCACCTATGACATCAGCTGGCTCCAAGTGAAAAACTTCTGTGggggggaagaggagcagaaacACGTTAAAATCACTGCCACTATTGAAACA GTGATGGCAGATATCAAAATGAAAGCCATCCGGGAGcttcagctggaggaggagctgg CAAATGAGAGCTGTCTTAGACCTGTTAGTGGCAATGGGAAACTCCTGTCTCCAG TGCCAGAGGATTACACAGTCaaggaagcagagctgaagaTGGGAAGCTTGCTGGGGCTGTGCCGTGGGAAAGCTCCAACTTCCACTCAG CTCTTCCTGTACTTCATGGTTGGGAGTGACCaaagctgcagccctgagaTGGAGATTGTTGTGGAGGAGACTGCTTCTGTCAGAGAG TGTCTCAGTTTAATGCTGGAGAAATCAGGATTATCAG GTGACAACTGGCATTTGAGAAGGATTGACTGGTGCTACGAAGCAGGGGAAGCACTAAGTCAGGAA aatGCCACCCTGAAGGAGCTCAACGTTTGCAGAGGAGACACTTTGGTTATAACTGAAGGGAAGCTTCCAGAAAAG GGTTTCCTGAAAATCCCCATCTGGTGGCTGAAGCCTTCAAGCCATAAGAAACATGGAGAGAATGCACAAGACCAGGTTAATGGGATCACCTGGAAGATGGAGGCTTTGCAGGTGTCTGCTACAGCAG CTCCACCAGAAGCCACCCACCCAGGCCTGGATCTCTGTTATGCTGGCAGCATAGAGATAGCAGGAGAGGCCTCTCTGGAAGATCTGAAGATGCAG gctCTGAccttgccctgctgccaggagcaggttGTGCCCCTGCCCTCATTCCTCAGAGCTTGGACAGTGGACAGCAAAGGCCCCGGGAAGCTCCTGCGGGACAACAAGAGGAGACTCAG TGACTACAGGCTGGGTGCCAGAGTGGAAATCTGCATAGAGCCCTTGCAAGAAGAAGAGAATTTGGG cccccacGAGCTGCTGCTGCGAGTCCAGATGGGAATACCAGGAGAGAGGGACTACTCCACCTCCCGGGATTTGGTGTGGGATATCTCCAAGGAATGCACAACCTGGGCTCTGAGGCAGAGAGTGGCTTCTCACTATTGTCTCCCTGCAGATAAAATTGAAATAGCCAAATACTTCCCTGAGAGATTTGAGTGGCTGCCAATATCTAGCTGG ACACAGCAAATCtccaagaggaaaaggaggaaaaagcaggCGAGTTTGCAGTCAGCACCTTACCACCTGAAGGATGGAGACATCATTGGGGTGAAG AACCTTCTCCTTGATGACACCAAGGACTTCAGCACTGTCAGGGATGACAttgggaaagagaaacaaaggcagctggctctggaaaagaggaaaag CCGCCAGGAGCGTGCCCAGGATCCCCTGTTCCCCGAGGAGAAGCTCCCCACGAAGCCCCGCAAGCCTGAAGTGGCTCTTACCATCAATGTGGGCGTTTTCAGATaa